From Tachypleus tridentatus isolate NWPU-2018 chromosome 8, ASM421037v1, whole genome shotgun sequence, a single genomic window includes:
- the LOC143224310 gene encoding uncharacterized protein LOC143224310, giving the protein MALLYTIIYKVTLFFNIIMTISGTTKYQTSSYVKMHVNQLLSSSSPIFPTQKDWTCSKICGRFGLDCRGFNYWPNTKTCQLLNWSDPEVLVEESGTEVYMKQITCEDNPCYNEGTCVNKPAQAYKFKCICPIGWCGIRCNQLHYGYVHSTCISGLDLKRVDGQPIEECFRGCLSYPGCKSVDYFKLYLHCYYNDRNISDPGATRCGTDPNIEFLFPKYCDQN; this is encoded by the exons ATGGCCTTACTgtacacaataatttataaagtaacactgtttttcaatattataatgaCAATCTCTGGAACAACCAAATATCAAACTTCCAGCTACGTTAAGATGCACGTGAACCAGTTACTCAGTTCTTCCAGTCCCATCTTTCCTACTCAGAAAGACTGGACTTGTAGCAAGATATGTGGAAGATTTGGATTGGACTGTCGTGGATTTAACTATTGGCCAAACACTAAGACCTGCCAGCTGCTAAACTGGTCTGATCCAGAGGTTCTAGTAGAAGAATCGGGAACTGAAGTTTACATGAAACAG ATAACATGTGAAGATAATCCTTGCTACAATGAAGGTACCTGCGTTAATAAACCAGCTCAGGCATACAAGTTCAAATGTATATGTCCAATTGGCTGGTGTGGAATCCGATGCAACCAAC TTCACTATGGTTACGTCCACAGTACATGCATTAGCGGCTTAGATCTGAAGAGAGTCGACGGTCAGCCAATAGAAGAGTGCTTTAGGGGCTGTCTCTCCTACCCTGGGTGCAAGTCTGTGGACTACTTCAAGCTGTATCTTCACTGCTACTATAACGACCGCAACATAAGTGATCCTGGTGCTACCCGTTGTGGTACTGACCCAAATATCGAATTCTTGTTCCCCAAGTACTGTGATCAAAATTAG